In Camelina sativa cultivar DH55 chromosome 16, Cs, whole genome shotgun sequence, a single window of DNA contains:
- the LOC109129558 gene encoding pentatricopeptide repeat-containing protein At1g63400-like, with amino-acid sequence MKKYDAVISLGEKMQKLGISHDLFTYSIFINCFCRRSQISLALALLGKMMKLGYEPDVVTLSSLVNGFCHSKRISDVLALVDQMVEMGYQPNTVTFTTLIHGLFLHNKASEAVALVERMALKGCQPDLVTYGVVVNGICKRGDTDLALTLLKKMMENGKIEANVVIYSTVIDSLCKYKHLDDALNLFNEMEKKGVRPNVVTYNSLISCLCNYGRWHDASQLLRDMIDRKINPDVVTFSALIDAFVKEGKLTEAGKLYKEMIQRGG; translated from the exons ATGAAGAAGTATGATGCTGTCATCTCCTTGGGAGAGAAGATGCAGAAGCTGGGAATTTCACATGATCTCTTTACTTACAGcattttcattaattgtttttgtcgacgctctcaaatctctcttgcTTTAGCTCTTCTTGGCAAGATGATGAAACTCGGCTATGAGCCCGATGTTGTCACGCTTTCTTCTCTTGTCAATGGTTTCTGTCACAGTAAGAGAATTTCTGATGTCCTAGCTTTGGTTGATCAGATGGTGGAAATGGGATATCAACCCAATACCGTTACATTTACAACTCTGATTCATGGCCTTTTTCTCCACAACAAAGCTTCCGAAGCTGTGGCTTTAGTTGAACGGATGGCTTTGAAAGGTTGTCAACCGGACCTAGTTACTTACGGTGTAGTAGTAAACGGAATCTGTAAAAGAGGTGACACTGACTTGGCTTTAACTCTGCtcaagaagatgatggagaatgGGAAAATAGAGGCAAATGTCGTAATCTACAGCACAGTCATTGATAGTCTTTGCAAATACAAACATTTGGATGATGCTCTCAACCTGTTCAAcgaaatggagaagaaaggagTTAGACCTAATGTTGTTACCTACAACTCCCTCATAAGTTGCCTTTGTAATTACGGAAGATGGCATGATGCCTCTCAACTACTTAGAGATATGATTGACAGGAAAATCAACCCTGATGTAGTCACTTTCAGCGCATTGATCGATGCGTTTGTGAAGGAGGGGAAGCTTACAGAGGCTGGAAAATTGTACAAGGAAATGATTCAAAG AGGAGGCTAA
- the LOC104752921 gene encoding acid beta-fructofuranosidase 3, vacuolar, with protein MASTEALLPVTSRQDPLSESRSDQIPETRRKRPIKVHLAVCSGLLLIALYVTLIVTHDGSTAQNGAKDETYTESRARLAGVSEKSNDGVWRLSDDGKTEAFPWNNTMLSWQRTAFHFQPEKNWMNDPNGPLFYKGWYHFFYQYNPNAAVWGDIVWGHAVSKDLIHWLYLPLALVPDQWYDANGVWTGSATFLDDGSIVMLYTGSTDKFVQVQNLAYPEDPSDPLLLKWTKFSGNPVLVPPPGIGAKDFRDPTTAWKTSSGKWRITIGSKINRTGISLVYDTTDFKTYEKHETLLHQVPNTGMWECVDFYPVSKTKVNGLDTSVKGPDVKHIVKASMDDTRIDHYAIGTYDDSNGTWVPDNPSIDVGISTGLRYDYGKFYASKTFYDQNKKRRILWGWIGESDSEAADVQKGWSSVQGIPRTVVLDTKTGKNLVQWPVEEIKSLRLSNKKFHMKVGPGTVVPVDVGSAAQLDIEAEFTIKKDDLEIILGEDSVEADEEFSCQNGGGSTVRGALGPFGFSVLADQSLSEHTPVYFYVTKGKDSKLKTFFCTDTSRSTMANDVVKPVYGSFVPVLKGEKLTMRILVDHSIVEGFAQGGKTCITSRVYPTKAIYGATKLFLFNNAIDATVTASFKVWQMNGAFIHPYSADDL; from the exons atggCGAGCACGGAAGCTCTTTTACCCGTCACGTCCCGACAAGATCCATTATCCGAATCAAGATCCGACCAGATCCCGGAGACTCGTCGGAAAAGACCCATCAAAGTCCATCTAGCTGTCTGTTCCGGTTTGCTCTTGATCGCTTTGTACGTAACTCTCATCGTCACGCACGACGGATCCACCGCACAAAACGGCGCCAAGGATGAAACATACACGGAGTCACGTGCTCGTTTGGCTGGCGTGTCGGAGAAGAGCAACGATGGGGTTTGGAGATTATCGGATGATGGTAAAACTGAAGCGTTCCCGTGGAACAATACTATGTTGTCGTGGCAACGTACGGCGTTTCATTTCCAGCCTGAGAAAAATTGGATGAACG ATCCTAACG GTCCATTGTTCTATAAGGGATGGTACCATTTCTTCTATCAATACAACCCGAATGCAGCTGTGTGGGGTGACATAGTTTGGGGTCACGCCGTGTCAAAGGACCTTATCCATTGGCTTTATCTCCCTTTAGCCTTGGTTCCTGACCAATGGTACGACGCAAACGGTGTCTGGACCGGTTCAGCCACTTTTCTAGATGATGGCTCCATTGTCATGCTCTACACCGGTTCCACTGACAAATTCGTACAG GTTCAAAACCTTGCTTATCCTGAGGACCCAAGCGACCCACTATTACTGAAATGGACCAAGTTCTCCGGCAATCCGGTTCTCGTACCGCCTCCAGGAATTGGTGCAAAGGACTTCCGTGACCCAACCACAGCCTGGAAGACATCATCTGGAAAATGGCGAATCACCATCGGCTCCAAAATCAATAGAACCGGAATATCTCTCGTTTATGACACCACCGATTTCAAAACCTACGAGAAACATGAGACTTTGTTGCACCAAGTGCCCAACACCGGAATGTGGGAGTGCGTTGATTTTTACCCGGTGTCGAAGACTAAAGTCAATGGGCTCGATACTTCGGTTAAAGGACCTGATGTAAAGCATATCGTGAAGGCTAGCATGGACGACACTAGAATTGATCATTATGCCATTGGGACTTATGATGATTCAAACGGTACATGGGTCCCGGATAATCCTTCTATCGATGTTGGGATCAGTACTGGTTTGAGATACGATTACGGGAAATTCTATGCGTCAAAGACGTTTTACgatcaaaataagaaaaggaGAATCTTATGGGGTTGGATCGGTGAATCTGACAGTGAAGCTGCTGATGTACAGAAGGGTTGGTCATCTGTTCAG GGAATCCCAAGAACTGTTGTCTTGGACACGAAGACGGGGAAAAACTTAGTCCAATGGCCAGTTGAGGAAATCAAATCTTTGAGACTAAGTAACAAGAAATTCCACATGAAGGTTGGACCAGGGACGGTGGTTCCCGTTGATGTGGGTTCCGCGGCTCAGCTAGATATAGAGGCGGAGTTCACGATCAAGAAGGACGATCTCGAAATAATCCTTGGAGAAGATTCCGTGGAGGCCGACGAGGAATTTAGCTGCCAAAACGGTGGTGGATCCACCGTGCGTGGGGCTTTAGGACCTTTCGGATTCTCTGTTCTCGCTGACCAAAGCTTGTCAGAACACACTCCTGTTTACTTCTACGTGACTAAGggaaaagattcaaaactcaaGACTTTCTTCTGCACTGACACCTCaag GTCGACCATGGCAAACGATGTGGTGAAACCAGTTTATGGAAGCTTCGTACCGGTCCTAAAAGGAGAGAAATTGACAATGAGAATCTTG gtGGATCATTCGATAGTAGAAGGATTCGCACAAGGTGGAAAAACATGTATTACCTCAAGAGTATATCCGACCAAAGCCATCTATGGAGCTACAAAGCTCTTCTTGTTCAATAACGCTATTGATGCAACCGTTACTGCGTCGTTTAAGGTCTGGCAAATGAACGGTGCTTTTATTCATCCTTACTCTGCCGACGATCTTTGA
- the LOC104752923 gene encoding pentatricopeptide repeat-containing protein At1g63130, mitochondrial-like isoform X1 gives MVKSRPFPSIFDFSKLLSAIAKMKKYDVVISLGEQMQKLGISHSLYTYNILINCFCRSSQLSLALAILGKMMKLGYEPSIVTLSSLLNGYCHGKRISDAVALVDQMVAMGYQPNTVTFTILIHGLFHHNKASEAVALVDRMVVKGCQPNLVTYSVVVNGLCKRGDIDLALHLLRKMEQGKIQACVVIYSTVIDGLCKYRHVDDALNLFNEMEKKGVRPNVVTYNSLISCLCNYGRWSDASGLLSHMIERRINPDLVTFSTLIDAFVKDGKLLEAEKLYEELIKRSIDPNIYTFSSLINGYCMHDRLNEAKQMFSLMVSKDCLPDLVTYNTLIKGFCKSKRVEEGMELLREMSQRGLVGDTVTYTTLIQGFFQVGECEKAQMVFKQMNNDGVPPNIMTYNILLVGLCNHRKLEKALVVFDYMQKSKLELDIVTFNIMIEGMCKAGKVEDGWDLFCTLSLKGVKPDVVTYTTMISGFCRKGLKEEAGALFNKMKEDEPLPDSGTYNTLIRAHLRDGDKAASAELIREMRRCGFVGDASTFGLVTDMLFDGRLDKTFLEMLS, from the coding sequence ATGGTCAAGTCTCGTCCTTTCCCTTCAATTTTCGATTTCAGTAAATTGTTGAGTGCCATTGCCAAAATGAAGAAGTATGATGTTGTCATCTCCTTGGGCGAGCAGATGCAGAAGCTGGGGATTTCACACAGTCTTTATACATACAATATCCTCATAAACTGTTTCTGCCgctcttctcaactctctcttGCTTTAGCAATACttgggaagatgatgaaacttGGTTATGAGCCCAGCATTGTTACACTTTCTTCGCTTCTCAATGGGTACTGTCACGGCAAGAGGATTTCTGATGCCGTAGCTTTGGTTGATCAGATGGTGGCAATGGGATATCAACCTAATACCGTTACATTTACTATTCTGATTCATGGCCTTTTTCACCACAACAAAGCTTCTGAAGCCGTGGCTTTAGTTGACCGAATGGTTGTAAAAGGTTGTCAACCAAATCTGGTTACTTATAGCGTGGTAGTAAATGGATTATGTAAGAGAGGTGACATTGATTTGGCTTTGCATCTGCTCAGGAAGATGGAACAAGGAAAAATACAGGCTTGTGTTGTAATTTACAGCACAGTCATTGATGGTCTCTGCAAATACAGACATGTGGATGATGCTCTAAACCTGTTCAAcgaaatggagaagaaaggagTTAGACCTAATGTTGTTACCTACAACTCCCTCATAAGTTGCCTTTGTAATTACGGAAGATGGAGTGATGCTTCTGGACTGCTGAGCCATATGATCGAGAGGAGAATCAACCCTGATCTTGTCACTTTCAGCACATTGATCGATGCGTTTGTGAAGGATgggaagcttctagaagctgAGAAATTGTACGAGGAGTTGATCAAAAGGTCTATAGATCCTAATATTTACACGTTCAGTTCATTGATCAACGGGTATTGCATGCACGATCGTTTAAACGAGGCTAAGCAGATGTTTTCTTTGATGGTTAGCAAGGATTGCCTCCCAGACTTAGTGACATATAATACTCTTATAAAGGGATTTTGCAAGTCTAAGAGAGTGGAAGAAGGTATGGAACTCCTCCGCGAGATGTCTCAGAGAGGGTTGGTTGGCGACACAGTCACTTACACAACTCTTATCCAAGGGTTTTTTCAAGTTGGAGAATGTGAAAAGGCCCAAATGGTATTCAAACAGATGAATAATGATGGTGTGCCTCCCAATATCATGACATACAACATTTTGTTAGTTGGACTTTGTAATCATAGGAAGCTAGAGAAAGCATTGGTGGTATTCGATTATATGCAAAAGAGTAAACTGGAACTTGATATTGTCACATTTAATATTATGATTGAAGGGATGTGCAAGGCTGGGAAGGTGGAAGATGGGTGGGATCTATTTTGTACCCTCAGCCTTAAAGGAGTGAAGCCTGATGTTGTAACCTATACTACAATGATCTCAGGATTTTGTAGGAAAGGTTTAAAGGAGGAAGCAGGTGCCTTGttcaataaaatgaaagaagatgaaCCTCTTCCAGACAGTGGTACTTATAATACGCTTATCAGGGCGCATCTTAGAGATGGTGACAAAGCAGCATCAGCGGAACTCATCAGAGAAATGAGGCGTTGCGGGTTTGTTGGAGATGCTTCAACTTTTGGCTTGGTCACAGATATGTTGTTTGATGGGAGATTGGACAAAACCTTCTTGGAAATGCTTTCTTAA
- the LOC104754133 gene encoding pentatricopeptide repeat-containing protein At1g63130, mitochondrial-like, translating into MELLGEMSQRGLVGNTVTYTTLIQGFFQVGECEKAQMVFKQMNNDGVPPNIMTYNILLVGLCNHRKLEKALVAGKVEDGWDLFCTLSLKGVKPDVVTYTTMISGFCRKVLKEEVGALFNKMKEDGPLPDSGTYNTLIRAHLRDGDKAASAELIREMRSCGFVGDASTFGLVTDMLFDGRLDKTFLEMLS; encoded by the exons ATGGAACTCCTCGGCGAGATGTCTCAGAGAGGGTTGGTTGGCAACACAGTCACTTACACAACTCTTATCCAAGGGTTTTTTCAAGTTGGAGAATGTGAAAAGGCCCAAATGGTATTCAAACAGATGAATAATGATGGTGTGCCTCCCAATATCATGACATACAACATTTTGTTAGTTGGACTTTGTAATCATAGGAAGCTAGAGAAAGCATTAGTG GCTGGGAAGGTGGAAGATGGGTGGGATCTATTTTGTACCCTCAGCCTTAAAGGAGTGAAGCCTGATGTTGTAACCTATACTACAATGATCTCAGGATTTTGTAGGAAAGTTTTAAAGGAGGAAGTAGGTGCCTTGttcaataaaatgaaagaagacGGACCTCTTCCAGATAGCGGTACTTATAATACGCTTATTAGGGCACATCTTAGAGATGGTGACAAAGCAGCATCAGCGGAACTCATCAGAGAAATGAGGAGTTGCGGGTTTGTTGGAGATGCTTCAACTTTTGGCTTGGTCACAGATATGTTGTTTGATGGGAGATTGGACAAAACCTTCTTGGAAATGCTTTCTTAA
- the LOC104752922 gene encoding acid beta-fructofuranosidase 3, vacuolar, with protein MASSEALLLPVTYPQDPLSKSRSDPIPETSRRRPIKVLIAVFSSLILIALYVALTDTHEGSNDETVTESRTSLAGVSEKDNERFWRVSGRKRETFPWNDTMLSWQHTVFHFQPEKHWMNDPNGPLFYKGWYHFFYQHNPYGTVWGNIVWGHAVSKDLIHWLYLPVAMVPDQWYDVNGVITGSATFLDDGSIVMLYTGITGDFVQVQNLAYPEDPSDPLLLKWVKFSGNPILLPPPGIGAKDFRDPTTAWKTSSGKWRIAIGSKINRTGVSLVYDTTDFKTYELLDTLLHQVPNTGEWECVDFYPVSKTKVIGLDTSVKGPDVKHVVKASMDDTRMDLYAIGTYFDSNATWIPDNPSIDVGISTALRYDYGTFYASKTFYDQNKGRRVLWGFTIESDTVDADQQKGWASVQTIPRTVVLDTKTGKNLILWPVEEIESLRLSSKKFNMTVGPGTVVPVDVGSASQLDIEAEFVIKKDDLEIILGDNSAVGYDEDFSCEANGGSTVRGALGPFGFSVLADQNLSEHTPVYFYVTKGKDSKLKTFFCTDNLRSTMANDVVTSIYGSLVPVLKGEKLTMRILVDHSMIEGFGQGGRTCITSRAYPTKAIYGATKLFLFNNAIDASVTASFTVWQMNSAFLHPYFADDL; from the exons ATGGCTAGCTCCGAAGCTCTCCTCTTGCCCGTAACCTACCCACAAGATCCACTATCCAAATCAAGATCCGACCCGATCCCCGAGACCAGCCGGAGAAGACCCATCAAAGTACTTATCGCCGTCTTTTCCAGTTTGATCTTGATAGCTTTGTACGTTGCTCTCACCGACACACACGAAGGTTCCAATGATGAAACAGTGACGGAGTCACGTACTAGTTTGGCCGGTGTATCGGAGAAGGACAACGAACGGTTTTGGAGAGTTTCTGGTCGGAAAAGGGAAACATTCCCGTGGAATGATACTATGTTGTCGTGGCAACACACGGTGTTTCATTTCCAGCCTGAGAAACATTGGATGAACg ATCCTAATG GTCCGCTGTTCTATAAGGGATGGTACCATTTCTTCTACCAACACAACCCATATGGAACCGTATGGGGTAACATTGTTTGGGGTCACGCCGTGTCAAAGGACCTTATTCACTGGCTTTACCTCCCAGTAGCCATGGTTCCTGACCAATGGTACGACGTTAACGGCGTTATAACCGGTTCAGCCACTTTCCTTGATGATGGCTCCATTGTCATGCTCTACACCGGTATCACTGGCGACTTTGTACAG gTTCAAAACCTTGCTTATCCTGAGGACCCTAGCGACCCCCTTTTGTTGAAATGGGTTAAGTTCTCCGGCAACCCGATTCTGTTACCTCCTCCAGGTATTGGCGCAAAGGACTTCCGTGACCCGACAACGGCATGGAAGACATCATCCGGAAAATGGCGGATCGCCATCGGCTCCAAAATCAATAGAACTGGAGTGTCTCTTGTTTACGACACTACAGATTTCAAAACCTACGAGCTACTTGATACCTTGCTGCACCAAGTCCCCAACACCGGAGAGTGGGAGTGCGTTGACTTTTACCCAGTGTCGAAGACTAAAGTCATTGGGCTTGACACTTCAGTCAAGGGACCAGACGTGAAGCATGTCGTGAAGGCTAGCATGGACGATACTAGAATGGACCTTTATGCCATTGGAACGTATTTTGATTCAAACGCTACATGGATCCCAGATAACCCTTCTATCGATGTCGGAATTAGTACCGCTTTGAGATACGATTACGGGACATTTTATGCATCAAAGACGTTTTACGATCAAAATAAGGGACGCAGAGTCTTATGGGGTTTCACCATTGAATCTGACACTGTAGATGCTGATCAACAGAAGGGTTGGGCTTCTGTTCAG ACCATTCCAAGAACTGTTGTTTTGGACACGAAGACAGGAAAGAACCTAATCCTATGGCCAGTTGAGGAAATTGAATCACTGAGACTGAGCAGCAAGAAATTCAACATGACGGTTGGACCAGGGACGGTGGTCCCGGTTGATGTGGGCTCTGCCTCTCAGCTAGATATAGAGGCTGAGTTCGTGATCAAGAAGGATGATCTCGAAATAATCCTTGGAGACAACTCCGCGGTGGGCTACGACGAGGACTTTAGTTGCGAAGCCAATGGAGGCTCCACCGTGCGTGGGGCATTAGGACCTTTCGGATTCTCTGTTCTCGCTGACCAAAACTTGTCGGAACACACTCCGGTTTACTTTTACGTGACTAAGggaaaagattcaaaactcaaGACATTCTTCTGCACGGACAACTTAAG GTCGACCATGGCAAACGATGTAGTGACATCAATCTATGGGAGTTTAGTACCAGTCCTAAAAGGAGAGAAATTGACCATGAGAatcttg GTGGATCATTCGATGATAGAAGGATTCGGACAAGGTGGAAGAACATGTATTACCTCGAGAGCATATCCCACAAAAGCCATCTATGGAGCTACAAAACTCTTCTTGTTCAATAACGCTATTGATGCGTCCGTTACGGCGTCGTTTACGGTCTGGCAAATGAACAGTGCTTTCCTTCATCCTTACTTCGCAGACGATCTTTGA
- the LOC104752923 gene encoding pentatricopeptide repeat-containing protein At1g63130, mitochondrial-like isoform X2 has translation MELLREMSQRGLVGDTVTYTTLIQGFFQVGECEKAQMVFKQMNNDGVPPNIMTYNILLVGLCNHRKLEKALVAGKVEDGWDLFCTLSLKGVKPDVVTYTTMISGFCRKGLKEEAGALFNKMKEDEPLPDSGTYNTLIRAHLRDGDKAASAELIREMRRCGFVGDASTFGLVTDMLFDGRLDKTFLEMLS, from the exons ATGGAACTCCTCCGCGAGATGTCTCAGAGAGGGTTGGTTGGCGACACAGTCACTTACACAACTCTTATCCAAGGGTTTTTTCAAGTTGGAGAATGTGAAAAGGCCCAAATGGTATTCAAACAGATGAATAATGATGGTGTGCCTCCCAATATCATGACATACAACATTTTGTTAGTTGGACTTTGTAATCATAGGAAGCTAGAGAAAGCATTGGTG GCTGGGAAGGTGGAAGATGGGTGGGATCTATTTTGTACCCTCAGCCTTAAAGGAGTGAAGCCTGATGTTGTAACCTATACTACAATGATCTCAGGATTTTGTAGGAAAGGTTTAAAGGAGGAAGCAGGTGCCTTGttcaataaaatgaaagaagatgaaCCTCTTCCAGACAGTGGTACTTATAATACGCTTATCAGGGCGCATCTTAGAGATGGTGACAAAGCAGCATCAGCGGAACTCATCAGAGAAATGAGGCGTTGCGGGTTTGTTGGAGATGCTTCAACTTTTGGCTTGGTCACAGATATGTTGTTTGATGGGAGATTGGACAAAACCTTCTTGGAAATGCTTTCTTAA